Proteins from one Triticum aestivum cultivar Chinese Spring chromosome 7A, IWGSC CS RefSeq v2.1, whole genome shotgun sequence genomic window:
- the LOC123152859 gene encoding cysteine-rich receptor-like protein kinase 10 produces the protein MLGVVLLLLLMPSSVTATAQLCGNDTASSTYQSNLAILADTLPSNAFSSSRLFATATAGQAPDVVYGLALCRGDINATACRGCIAASFQTCPTNIQRATIYYDDCVLSFSSDDFLTPPNITENGTLVESWKGDIISGDAGIVTAAIHDLLAGTVDDAAATERRFATAVMDPIGPTTEKLYSLAQCTPDLSADDCLACLQRIIGMVNATTSVRKGGRILVLRCNIRFESFWFYEGKPMRQIAPSPSSTGKRKGIAPWIIAICVAALVGLVAFYFIVYYRRLRRNRKGKLRLPEKPTHTLQAGDVLVWEMEAEFPEFLVLDFHQILQATNNFSEENKLGEGGFGPVYKGHFAAEMEIAVKRLASHSVQGFEEFKNEVQLIAKLQHRNLVRLLGCCSEGDEKILVYEYMPNKSLDFFIFDENTKDLLDWKKRLAIIEGVAEGLVYLHKHSRLRVIHRDLKPSNILLDNEMNPKISDFGIAKIFSSNDSEENTTRRVVGTHGYMAPEYASEGLFSIKSDVFSFGVLTLEILSGKRNFSGCQCKDFINILAYAWHRWEEGRWIELIDASLLPQCHSGEMTRCINIALLCVQESAVDRPTTLDVVAMLSNKHMFLPEPKHPAYLNLVEGNEEPVTITQFDQIRPTTTRY, from the exons ATGCTGGGTGTCGTCCTGCTCCTGCTCCTCATGCCGTCGTCGGTAACGGCGACGGCGCAGCTCTGCGGCAACGACACGGCCAGCAGTACCTACCAGTCTAACCTTGCCATCCTCGCCGACACTCTCCCAAGCAACGCCTTCTCCTCCTCGCGACTCTTCGCCACCGCAACCGCCGGCCAAGCCCCCGACGTGGTCTACGGGCTCGCGCTCTGCCGCGGCGACATCAACGCCACCGCGTGTAGAGGCTGCATCGCGGCATCGTTCCAGACGTGCCCGACGAATATCCAGCGCGCGACCATCTACTACGACGACTGCGTCCTAAGCTTCTCGAGCGATGACTTCCTCACCCCACCCAATATCACCGAGAACGGCACGCTCGTCGAATCTTGGAAGGGGGACATCATCTCTGGCGACGCTGGCATCGTCACCGCCGCCATCCACGACTTGCTGGCGGGGACGGTGGATGACGCGGCTGCCACGGAGAGACGGTTCGCCACCGCGGTCATGGACCCAATTGGCCCCACCACCGAGAAGCTCTACTCCCTGGCACAGTGCACGCCGGACCTGTCCGCCGACGATTGCCTGGCGTGCCTCCAGCGGATCATCGGCATGGTCAACGCCACCACGTCGGTGCGCAAGGGAGGGCGGATCCTCGTGCTGCGCTGCAACATCAGGTTCGAGTCGTTTTGGTTCTACGAAGGCAAACCCATGCGGCAGATCGCTCCATCTCCATCTTCGACAGGCAAGA GGAAAGGAATCGCACCGTGGATAATTGCCATATGTGTAGCTGCACTTGTTGGACTAGTTGCTTTCTACTTCATTGTTTACTACCGCCGTCTCAGAAGAAACAGAAAAG GTAAACTGAGATTACCAGAAAAGCCAACGCACACGTTGCAAGCAGGAGACGTGCTAGTTTGGGAAATGGAAGCAGAGTTCCCTGAGTTTTTGGTCTTGGACTTTCATCAGATATTGCAGGCtacaaataacttttccgaagAAAACAAACTTGGAGAAGGTGGATTTGGTCCTGTATATAAG GGCCACTTTGCTGCGGAGATGGAAATAGCAGTTAAGAGACTTGCTTCTCATTCAGTACAAGGTTTTGAGGAGTTTAAAAATGAAGTTCAACTCATAGCCAAACTTCAACACAGGAATTTGGTTAGGCTGTTGGGATGTTGCTCAGAAGGAGATGAGAAAATACTGGTATATGAATACATGCCAAACAAAAGCTTGGACTTCTTCATCTTTG ATGAAAATACAAAAGATTTATTGGATTGGAAGAAACGTCTCGCAATAATTGAAGGAGTAGCCGAAGGACTTGTTTATCTACATAAGCACTCTCGGCTGCGTGTCATACATAGAGACCTTAAACCAAGCAACATTCTATTGGACAACGAAATGAATCCAAAAATTTCTGATTTCGGAATAGCAAAAATATTCAGCTCAAATGATAGCGAAGAAAACACTACAAGAAGAGTGGTTGGTACACA TGGCTACATGGCTCCAGAGTATGCTTCTGAAGGGCTCTTCTCTATCAAATCTGATGTATTTAGCTTCGGTGTTCTGACTCTTGAGATCCTTAGCGGGAAAAGAAATTTCAGTGGCTGTCAATGCAAAGATTTTATCAATATACTTGCATAT GCTTGGCATCGATGGGAAGAAGGAAGATGGATCGAACTGATTGATGCATCGTTGCTCCCGCAGTGTCACTCAGGTGAAATGACGAGGTGCATTAATATTGCACTATTATGCGTACAAGAGAGTGCAGTTGACCGACCAACAACATTGGATGTTGTTGCAATGCTCAGTAACAAACATATGTTCCTACCTGAGCCTAAGCACCCAGCATACTTAAATTTAGTGGAAGGCAATGAAGAACCAGTCACCATTACTCAGTTTGACCAAATTAGACCCACAACTACAAGATATTGA